In the Chitinispirillales bacterium genome, one interval contains:
- the tmk gene encoding dTMP kinase, translated as MQKRPLFITFEGIDGAGKSTQINKLCAYLKKNKIEFVSTREPGGCEMSEKIREIILSEKSDLGASGELFLYFAARAEHIRQVIKPALDDEKWVICDRFADSTFAYQGAGRGLDIAKMKEINSFATQNINPNLTILLDISVKVSFERRKSRGISTDRLEKNDKFFFENVREYFLKLSQDEAKRFLVIDATLSEDEIHKKIIGKINL; from the coding sequence ATGCAAAAGCGCCCGCTTTTTATTACGTTTGAGGGAATTGACGGCGCCGGAAAAAGTACGCAAATAAACAAACTTTGCGCTTATCTCAAAAAAAACAAGATTGAATTTGTTTCAACGCGAGAACCGGGCGGATGTGAAATGTCCGAAAAAATACGTGAAATCATACTTTCCGAAAAATCGGATTTAGGTGCGTCCGGTGAGCTGTTTTTGTATTTTGCTGCACGGGCTGAGCATATCCGTCAGGTGATAAAACCGGCTTTGGATGACGAGAAATGGGTAATTTGTGACAGGTTTGCCGATTCTACTTTTGCGTATCAGGGGGCGGGAAGAGGACTTGACATAGCAAAAATGAAAGAAATAAATTCGTTTGCAACTCAAAATATCAACCCGAATTTGACGATTTTACTCGATATCTCGGTAAAAGTTTCTTTTGAAAGAAGAAAGTCCAGAGGCATATCGACTGACAGGTTGGAGAAAAACGACAAATTTTTTTTTGAAAATGTACGCGAATATTTTCTCAAATTATCGCAAGACGAAGCGAAACGTTTTTTGGTGATTGACGCAACTCTGAGTGAAGATGAAATACACAAAAAAATCATTGGTAAAATAAATTTGTAA